DNA sequence from the Lycium barbarum isolate Lr01 chromosome 5, ASM1917538v2, whole genome shotgun sequence genome:
GAGCAGAATACTATACACTTGAAAGCCAGTTATCTGTGCAAGTTCTGATATGAGCTTTACCAACTTATTGTTTGTTACTACATAATAAGTAATGTACCTAAATTTACTACTAGTATTTGTCTTGGATTTTTGGTGTTGAAGAGTGAAATGGTAACATGGACGGTTATTAAGGGACGTGGTGAGATGGATGAGATCACtgtattttaattaattagagaTCTCAAGTTCAAGCTTTGGGAATGAAGAAATTCCTCATAGCAAGTGTTTCTCTCTTACATGCATGGGCCCTACATAGCGTAAATTTGAACTAATCGGGTCAAAAAATCTTGATACcagataacttttttttttttttaaaaagacggATAATGTTAGTGATTTTAGAATTGATAAAGTTGCTATTTTGTACTCCTATTGTATAGATGCACTGTAATTCTCATCGTATATTTCTTGTTCCCTTTCCCTGTACCGAGCCACTTCCAACCCCTAAGAGAAATGGTCATTTTGATCCTAAATATTGTACTACTAGTTTTCTCGACAAATTGAATTTACTTTGAAATATTTGATGTTCTAAAAAATCAAGAACTATTAATTATtactatctcttttttttttctttccaaattTACTCTTATTGCTCCAATTAGTGAGTATTAATTAAGTAAGACgtttaaatatttaaataaagACAAAGCGTATTTTAGATTAATACTCTTATCACTAAGATTATTGATTGTCTTTCTTTAGGAGTACGTAAAACCTCCAAATTAAATACAGATAATATGAAGTGCGGAGGTATTACTTAAAAGACTGCCAATTTACTGATCCAGTTGAGGTACTAACTGGTCAAATGCTTCCAATTGTTTTTAGGATGAAATGGAGGAACAAGAAATTTGACTGCCAATTTACTGATCCAGAGATTGCATGGCCCAATTTTGCTAAGGCCTAATTAGGTTTTCATTGATTTgtacttcctccgtttcaatttatgtgaaagtATTTGACTGACCGCgaaatttaaaatgaaagaaagttatttgaaacttgtgatctaaaataggtgtaaacacctaatttttgaccgaacATAAGTTTTACACCCTATTTagcttttaaatatttcttttaggtcTAGATtagtgatgagtcgtgaaattacggctcatTCGACGCCAATTACTTAATCTTTTTGAAATACCCAagtgcttttgatgtcgtttctcgtgtttttgtgtcaatttgtagaataacatgtgccggaagcaacttgaagcaaaacgaagcaaaatgaagcaaaaacccagcagaactgaacaatggcaccacctgcgaatcgcaggtaccacatgcgagtcgcaggtggtgcaacACCTGTTGACAGAGAGGACAAATTTGAGCACCACATGTGGCACCAtatgcgacaccacctgcgagtcgcaggtgtaaCATGCGAATCGCGGGTTGTGTCGCGGATACTGCTCAACAATTAACTGAAGATGCATCACCTGCGATGGTCTGGTGAAATCCGCGATTCACGAGTTGAACATGCGAAACTAAGTGCGATTCGCACTCTATGCACAGGGGCAATTTTGTCTAGAAATTGTTCTCGTTTTTGGACCTGCTATAAATAGATTTCTAGGGTTTTGAATTGGATGATCCTGCAGTTTTTGGCATAGATTTCTTTTAGAGGCACAAACCCTAAGTCTTTAATcttagaagtggttggagcatttaaggcaacaacttcactctcattccatcctGTATTTTCATTGTAAGTGtgttatgttaatctttaagctttttctgtcaacaaacattatgagtagctaatttcaattctaaggttgtgaatcccatgatgggtattatgtgaatgggtttctattattgatatatgcataatggttgtcgttatttattctatctttgagttgtaacgtagggtaatgattgcaagcattagccgaagccattatattgacttttcttgggaaagagagtcaatattggtaagattgaataacaatgactcgatgcgttaaccctcgtttaatagactaacttaggaataagaataagtctaaattggcattattggtcgctcttcgattgtaactcttttatattcggaagaatcataaagaggaaatactgcttaactgttgggaaacattaagaagtccttaagagaccaagtgcatattcatagaacaaccattagaagtatatcacattgaaacctgaagcataatatctaatcaacttggggaacacaaccttagtctctctctcacattaattacattttgaGTCAAAGTATTCagttacattattcaacaatcaattcaaactatccggaataggattaaagcatttaaagactggtatcgcatacgattagtactcttttctctccatattccctgtgggattcgaccccaaccttgttgggttactatatttgacaacgtccgctttacgccattaataggtgtaatttgagcgtatcaaattttggcgccgctgccggggaatacggtttagaaattactaattgttgtgtactgttctttaaaactttttctattccatcacacctcgtttgctgttttagtgaaccaggtgaaTATGGCAGGAAGACCCCATcgcaatcaaggaaaccaaggagaaatccaagtgaaccatcctgcaccagaagaagaggaggatgagaatgtatttgcggaattcatcggcgaagctgattatgcttctgctgtagttccTCCTAGAACgggaaatgctaatttcaaaattgatagttctatctatcagctattgaaacttgaaggctatttccgaaattcttcggaggactgtccacttcgacacctgaagaatttcgtgcatgtatgttctcaacaatctcaaggtgatgttcctgttgatgcactgcggttacgggttttcaaatattccttggctggccaagcaagagaatggtatgaaaagctccccagcaatactattcatacctggaacgaGTTAGCCAATATATTCTTAAAAAAGTGGTTTCCACCAAGAAAAAAGGCTGAGCTTAGGgacaagatctttgagttcaaacaacttccgggaGAACAATTATATgcagcatgggagcgtttcaaataTTATCTAACTCAATCTCCGACTCATGGATTTCCGGATGCTATCCTCGccgagaaattctacaaggggttagataccatgaatcaaattgctgtcaacactgcagctgggggatgcttcatggacaaaatttgtcaacatcaccaggttgctcgacaagcttactacGCACAACCAAGCTTGGCATTCTAGTGATAGTGAAATCCTATCTTATGGTAGTCCCTCTATTGCCGCGGTGgctaaagaaaatcatgagcgagatcatacTTTCGCATAATTGCAAACCACGGTGGATTTATTATCAAAGAGGCTTACCAAGAAAGAGGCTAAGagtgtgaatgttgtcgaagaAATGCCACCTCATACTCcaggaatgtaccaagtctcggagGAAGCTTAACTCTAATTCGGATTTGCATCGCATAATGCTTATTAAAGGAGGGAGCGCTCCCAATTAAAACTCTTTAAATTGATTCTAGGGCTCGAATGCAAAACTACTTCTAGTTATCGATGAAGGAATTCTACCCATCACATCATAGCCCACGGAGATTTAGTGTTTGAAAGGTGAAATGGAACCAACTCTCAAGTGTTTTCAGATTACTCTAAAACAATAATGACACCATTAAACATCAATATCTACTAAGATTCCTATCTGACATAAAGAAACAAAAACGCTAACGTGGAGAATTGTTAATCTCGAACATAATTTCTCTAATAAATTAGGTTGCACCAGGTAGTTGGGACATTTTGCAGTATTGGACAAAGCATCAGTGTTACTGAATGGTGAATACTGATGAGTTTGTTTTAGCCTCATTCATGATTAGTTTATTCCgtattattttgatttttgaaaattATATTATTGTTTTAATTGTCTTCAAATCATTGATACCCTTTCTTCCCAACGTGGTGATGTAGTTTGTCTCAACTAACGCTAATAGTATTCAATACTATTGGTACTTTTTTGACCTTTAAGGAACTTTAAGATTAGAATTTGATTATAGAATCTCACCAACCAAAACAAACAGTTCCTCCATAAAAATCTCGACCTGGTTCATTTTTACATGCTTGAAATAGTTCAACCTTAAGTCTCATTTCATACTTGTTTTTCTTAAACAAAGGTAGATAATGAActtaaaactatatatatatatataaaaaaattatagtgCAGAAAAATGAGAATCTTAATTTGCTTCAAAATTTACAATCAAATAATAATGATTTAAGTGAAATCCCTCTTAGCATACAAAAAAGATTTCAATAAAGAATATttcctttgtcccaatttatgtgatactgtTTGAATTTCGAATGATGTTTTTAAATTTTGATCTTGAATTCGGACCACGGATCTTTTCGTTTTTTTCAAattaaatttacatatttggaaattAGGTAAAAACTATTAGGGGTCACAATAATTGACAATTCATAATATTTCAAAAGACAtatgaaaaattgaaataaaaaaaaaaaacttgttgaATTACAAAATTCTAATGATACCACGTAAATTGGGACATTAATAGTATAAAACAGGGAGGCTAATGGAATAACTGACAAATCGGCAAAACATGGATATAGTTTGAATCTTCTCATACATGTAGTCGGGTATCCagaataataatattaatatctTTATTACCAATTACCAAAAAGAACAAAAAACATATTGTGGTTGCAACTCTGCTCTCCAGTATTTGAGACGGATCTAGAATTTAAACTCTAAGAATTCAACTTTTTAAATTTGTTAATATTGAgccattatatttctaaagttatgagttcatatctattatttattttcattttagtaaatttttatatataaatttataCTCCGCGTTGAAAATTTGAGATTCAATTAAACCCCTAGTTACAATGCTCCATCCGCTTCTTTGACCATTATTTAAGTGTCGTGTTATTTATTCATTCGCTTATTCAGTGTATATCCTTAGCAAATCAACAAAGTCCAAAGTTACGCTTCTTTCGCCAAATTTACCTACTGCGGTCCCAAAGTGAATTATATGAGAGTTCAACTATTATATCTTGATAGTGTGAAAAATAATTAAGTTTTATACTATCAAACCCCCCAAAAGATAGTTAACTTATTTTAATTTAAACTGTTAGCTTAATTAGGcatgaagtaaaaaaaaataaaaaaaaatatttgaattttgtagtcttaaattaaaaatatgtatattatatcAAAATATCCTTCGAATCTTGTAATTTGAAAATGCCATATAAAATATCGAATTAAAGAGTTACCAATATAGAAGGTACataatttatttaaaaacaaattaAAGAAGAAAATAGCTAGAACAGTTAAATTAAATTTGGGGGAGTAATTATTACCGTATCATATTAAATCCTCTTATAATATTTTCAAATAAggcaaaaagaaataaaaaagagtAAGAAAGCAAAACAAAAGACATATtctctctatcccaatttatacaGAGTAATAGTTTTTTGTTAAAGATTTAAGCTATGTAAAtcctaattaatattttaaaTGTATTTTTTTAATCATATTAACATGAAAAACATTACAACTTAAATACTATTCATTgagtttttaaatatttaaatttcAAATTTAAATTACTGAATTGATCTGaccaaatttaatttaaaaattaatcaACTCGACTCTTGAAAAGTGAATAATGCGGCATAAATTAGATTAGTACGAGAGGAAATATTACATAACTTATCATGGAGAAATTTGATACTCATACCAGGTGGAACATCACAGTAGCTAATGGCATATAGTATAAATTTTCATGCAATTACTCATCCTTAGGCATATAACCCCATACAAAAACCTCCACGAGTCTCAAACACCGAACTCTATTTTGTCCTTCAATGGAAGAACACACCTCTAAGCATCCCCTTCTTTCACCTGGTAGAGAAAACCCTCAAATCGCCGAACAAACTAGTGATTATCTTATTAGATTGTCACATACTTCTTTTGCTTCTTCCTTTGTTGCTGATGCAGATGATATTCCTCCCATCACTGGAATCCAAGATTTCTTTAGAGAGTTTACAATTGAATCTAGAAAATTATGGTACCTTGCTGGTCCAGCTATTTTCACTTCACTTTGTCAGTATTCTCTTGGTGCTGTCACTCAAACATTTGCTGGACATGTTGGCACTCTTGAGCTTGCTGCTGTTTCTGTTGAAAACTCAGTTATTGCCGGTTTCTCTTTTGGTGTCATGGTAGGTAAATAAAGTTGTTAAATTGTTAATTTGGACTCTGGTCAAATCTTCTTTTTTGTTCACATAAATTAGGCAACAGTGACTTTGTGACCTCGTACTTTGCGATTATTATTGCGATCTCTTTAGTTATTGGAATGTTTGTTCATCTTAAAATAAAGTCTTGGAAAAGCAATTAATTACTTGAGAGGCAGAGATTGACTATAAATTTCATCTCGATCTGGAGCTCACTGAGTTTATCTTGTTAGGCGTCCCCTGTCAGTTGAGGAAATGAGTTGTTACATAGTACTGTTGGATAATTATTACTTCGTGAGATAATTTTCGGGTGAAATCTAATCTTTAATTGATTCAAACGGTATCAGATACTCATTTATATTCTTAGTTTATCTAATAGCGAGCTATGATATATTTATCCACCCACCAAATGTGGGCTTCGGATGTGTTAAGTGTTAGGCATTGGTTTGGAAACGAGAAGTTATCTCCTAGTAATATGGTCTTGAGCTGGTCCTCACCTCATGAACTAATTTTTAGAATCGAGATAAGTCCAATGTCCATTTTCTTCATATTTTTAGAGTTGAATTGCGCCATACACTTCTGATAGAGCAAAATCATATGCGTATCATAGTGTTTAATCTCAGCAATATTTTCCAACAGAACCCCAAATCGGAAAATGAATATGCGAAAAACCACATGTTCTTGCTTCAATTATGAATATTTCGATCTTTATTTTAAATCTGAATTAATGGTcattttttgtgtttgttttggACAGTTGGGAATGGGAAGTGCGTTAGAAACACTATGTGGACAAGCATTTGGAGCAGGTCAAATTGACATGCTAGGAGTATACATGCAAAGGTCATGGGTTATTCTCAATTCAACAGCAGCACTTCTGATGTTACTTTACATTTTCGCGGACCAATTTCTGAGATTAATTGGGCAAACAGAGGACATATCACGGGAAGCAGGGAAAATGGCTTTGTATATGATTCCTCAATTATTTGCATATGCCATGAATTTTCCAATAGCTAAGTTCTTGCAGGTATAAGGCGAATCCAGGATTTAAATTTATATATCGTTATGGattaaaaatttaatatttagTGAAATTTTGGTAATTTTCAGGCACAGAGTAAGATTATGGTGATGGCATGGATAGCAGCAATAGCTTTGGTTCTGCATACATTTTTTAGCTGGTTGTTTATGTTGAAGTTAGGGTGGGGGCTCGTGGGCGCGGCAGTGGTGCTGAACTCATCGTGGTGGTTCATAGTGGTGGCGCAAATGCTATATATTTTTAGTGGGACTTGTGGAGAAGCATGGTCAGGGTTCTCATGGATGGCTTTCCTTAATCTATGGGGATTTGTTAGGTTATCTCTTGCCTCCGCTGTCATGCTATGGTTAGTAATCCACCTTCCATTTACTCTCTTTTTGATGTGGGATGTGTTGCTTGGACTTTCTAAAAATGCTATTGCACTTGCGTAAGATCATTCAAAAAATGTACTACTTTTGGTGGATCCCATATGCACCGCGcgacatttttttaaaaatccgAGCAACATAGACTGTGGGCTCATAACTTTCTTGTTGTGCTTAATTTTTGGCTTTACTACATTTCAACAAGATTCTCAACTTCAGCATCCTGTAAGAATATTACTTGCCTTGTTTAGTTACCAACTTCCCTAATTATAAGTAGTTACCTTTAATGACTTTTAAGATCATCTAATAGTATAAAAGATTATATAAAGTTAATGTAGAGAAGTTAAACTCTTTAAAAAATTATTTCTCTGAAATGGCATCAATGAGTAAATGGCCTTGAGCAAAGTGCAACTTTTCAAAAGAAAATTCTActctatgttatgatttcttatGCTATATACTCTACCTAGTAAACTAACTTTTCATGAAGTACCCTTCTGAAACACCTATCACGGATTGTGGTGGGATAAATAAGATTCTTCATCTTTAATCAGAATTTTTTGGTTTGAAGTTTCTGATAGCAAGGGAGCGGGCTTTACGAGGGGTGAACCTATGATCTGATCTTTTATAAGCAATTAAGAACGAAATCAGTCTAACTTAaactcctttattttattttaatttttttcttacaCGAAAAGTATGCTTCTGTTAAACTATCAAATTATGAGATAATCACATGGTGCGCCACAAGGTCACCATCAACATGTAGCAGCACCTTTTGGACTTTTGGTCTAAGTTTTAACCAAGGGGctcaataaaatgaaaaatataggtTTACGTTTTAAAATTGGTGGTCCTTTAAATTTCTGATTAGTTCTTATTATGGTTTTCTTGATCTGATTAATTTGGCACCCAATCTAATTAGGCATTATTATGCAGCTTGGAGACTTGGTACTTTATGGCATTGGTCCTGTTCGCTGGCTATTTAAAGAACGCAGAAGTGGCTGTTGATGCCTTGTCCATTTGGTGAGCACACCCAAAATTACCCACTTCTTGATTTGTCTGGTCATAATAAAAAAGTTCAGCCCTTTATGATATTTATTCATTAATCATTACCATAGTTAATTGTCATCATATAGTTGTCTTTTCTATTGTTTATCTTATACTATTCTATTTTAGTGGCACAGTTTAGACGTCAAAGGAGAAATACGGTCGGCTGACTAAGAAATGTTTGACAATACTTGACACTTAACAGTCCCTCACTTGTCCTCTCCTTTGGAGTTGGTGTAATGTAATTAGAGACAAAGATCCAGTAATTTAATGCCCTACCAGTCCGAGATATTTAATTACTACAATAATGTTCAAAGATAATGTTACTGTTTTAACTTTAGCAAAGAATTAATAATAACTGTCATTTTCAGCAGAGTCTGCGTATACTGCTGATAGTAATGTTCAGAGGAAAAAACAAACTTTGACACGGTAGGGAGAAGAAGTGGAATCCACCGAGGCCTAATCCTAACTTGTAAATACAACACCATTTAGAGGAAGTTAACATGTCAATACTTAGCTTGCATTAAATATTTCGGATACTATACTCTTACAAGTAATAATTGGAAAAACTTGGAAAACAAGATAACCTAAAAGAAAAAGGTCTTTCCTTAGTGAAAATACTTACGGAAATGATCCTTCCAAGAAAATCACCATTGATACTTGAATTTATCTTGTAATCTAGGAATATTAAGGCTCTAGACCTGTAAAGTGATTGACTACTTTTCGTTTTCACTAGATTTAACTTGCTTACTTTTTGTCTCCCTTTCACTATGCTTCACTCTCTTACTTTTTTTCTCTTTAGCTTCACTGTCTTGCTTTTTGGTCCGCTATATCCTTTTTGTTTTTCCTTTAATTTTTCGAATTTTTTTGAAACATTATTTCTCTTTAAATTTAGCAACTTGTACTTGAAATTTATTGATTCTATTTTTTACTAGCATGCATATGCTGATATGTGGTCCAACTTGTATTAAGTACTCCATCCGTCCCAacaagattgtcctcttttgacttgacacaaagtttaagatataaagaaaaacttttgaaatgtgtggtccaaaacaagccttaaatatttgtgtgactataaatcatctcataaagttaaattgtttctaaatatagaaaggagacaatctttttgagatagactaaaaaggaaaggaggacaatctttttgggacagagggagtaaaatGTAAATGATTCTCAGAGACCGGGGTGAtgcaattttttttcttctctttgtcATTTCTTATTTGGGATGGGTTTTTCCATGGGCAGGGCGGATCAACCCCTAAGTTTTTAAAATCCTTGCTCTAGGCCCAAAATATTTGAGACCCCAAAATTACTCATATTGTTAAGTTTGACTTTATGTCAATTGTCAACTATTCTATTAAGTCGCCCCCGTTTGTGGGGGAGGGGTTTTAAATATGCAAATTGGCGATAGTGTAATTAGCTTCTAGTTCATGTTTGTCTAAATAAAAAAGAGTTGTGGAATTGCAGCATGAACATACTGGGATGGGCAGTGATGGCAGCTATTGGATGCAATGCAGCTATAAGGTTTGTCGCAAATCCAAAATGAGTATTAACAACAAAAGAGTTATTTTATATATCTTACATGAGAAAAAAATGTTCAAAAATTTCAGCGTGCGAGTGTCAAATGAACTCGGGGCAGCTCATCCAAGAACGGCGAAATTTTCGGTGGTGGTCGTCGTGTTTTCTTCATTCTTGATCGGCCTTCTCTTATCAGTCTTTTTACTAGTTTTTCGAAGCCAATACCCCAACTTATTCGCAGAGAGTGAATCAGTAAAGCGTCTTGTTTATGATCTCACACCATTATTAGCATTTTGCATAGTGGTTAACAATATTCAACCAGCTCTATCTGGTGTGGCTATTGGAGCAGGATGGCAAGCTTTGGTTGCTTATGTCAATATTGCTTGTTACTATTTGTTTGGCATTCCATTGGGTTTATTACTAGGCTACAAGCTCAACATGGGTGTCCAAGTAAGTGCAACATTTCAATTTTGTGAGCTACTTTCCCTCTTTGTTTTGAGTGTACCTTTTATTTAACCTCTTATCTACATTATTTTTTGTACATGATTTCAGGGTATTTGGTACGGAATGGTTAGCGGAACTGTGATTCAGACATTTGCCCTGTTTTGGATAGTTCACAAAACCAATTGGAACAAGGAGGTAACTGAAAAATATTAACTCCTTCTGAGTCGCTgacaatataaaatatttttttacactATTTAATCACATAAAAGGAAATATTTACACGTAATGCACTAATAGTGTGGCAAAATTTTATATCGCTAATGTACATAAGTTCAATCGTTCTTCCCACGTAATTTAGATGTCTCAGTTCCCTTCCCCCTCCCCAAACTAAACAAGAAATTGCCTTAGTGTTCAAGACTATTAAAAACTTGCTTTCATACTATGGAGAAAACAAACTTATAATGCATCAACTTTATTTCAACAATACATTCAGAGAATGTTCTTAGGTGTTGTTTTTAAGCAGGCTGAAGTGCATAGTCCCCATTTTAGTGTCACTGTTTCAATTATGCCTTAAGTTTGTAATTGTTTTGCATGTCTACTTATATCGAAATAACTTCAGACATGCGAGGTTCGAAATTAGTCTTGACAAAGCGTAACTTTGGAAAAAATGTCTGAAATCTCACATGGCTGAAGTTCAGACTTTTATGACTAATTTTAGATATTTGATTGAACTTCAGCCTCATATGGCCAAAGTTTAGCCATTTTTGCCTGAAGTGCAGGCACATATGACTGATGTTCATCCATTTTCACCTAATTGTTTTTGCTGGACTTTAGTCATTTTTGCCTGAAGTGCATGCACATAAGGCTGAAGTTCAATCATTTTTGTCTGAACTTCATCCATCTGAAACTTTAGAGATTTTGTTTGACACTGCATGTATGGAGTTGTTCCGAAATAAATAGACGTGCTGTTTTTTCTATAAAATTGGGTTCAGATTAGATATCGCAATAGAGTACCCCGTGAAATTTTGACCGTCATACCAAACATTGATATCTAATGTGCTCACTATCATTGCATTTCCGTCCACTATTTAGGCTTAATTCCTAGATACATATTGGTTTCATTATCTATCCACGTTTTGTAAGACGACGAGTTTTGTACTATGAATATTGCAGGCTTCTATTGCAGCAGAGAGGATAAAAATGTGGGGAGGGGAACCAGATGGTAAAGCAAATGATGCAGAGAAATAAACTCCGATTTGGAGTCATTGTATTAAGTCCATCAATTGTATGTgatgaaattttggaaatttgagTTGCATTTGTACTGTTCAATGTAACGTTGCTCAATAGTGTTAAGCATTGTAAGGTACTTTTGCCAAATTTATTCTTAGCTCGGCATCTAAAATTAAAGCCCTTATAAAGTTCTAGCATATACTCGGGTTTCACGAACTTTTAAGTTCAAATCGTGGATTGGAACTTTAAAACGAATGAATAATCAAACCAAATTGTAGGGTTTTCTCTCTCCGTATAATCAAGGGCAAGTTACATAAAGTTGAAATGCAAACATGAATTCTCCGTACTGTTAGGCAAGAACGTAAGTATTACTAGGTTAATTTTATGAATTTTCTACTATATAGATGAGCCAAAAAGCAGCTCATGTTCGACATGTATGCTTCTTGACATTAAAATTAGTAATTTTGAGGGCATATTAACTTTCGGTCCTCCATCATGCAATTAAACAAGCCACACAACATGCCGTTTCTTTCACGGTCTatactaatagcctgtttggccaagtttattttctctctcaaaagtacttattttttcaataagtgcttatttgaaaaaaagtgaagtgtttggccaagcttttgggagaaaataagtgcttctggggagtagcagaagcagtttttcagaagctaaaagaaataacttttgcccaaaagcacttttttaaaaagtacttttgagaaaaatacacataaaagcactttttaaaagcttggccaaacactaattgttgctcaaaagtgtttttaaaattaattagccaaacacaaattatttttcgccaaaagtacttttttgaaaagtacttttaaaaaaaagtactttgtaaaataagctaattttagaagcttggccaaacagactataaATGTGTTCATCTTTTGCCTAATTCCTTTTATATATGCTCCTCTCAACGGCAATCTATCGGGTTATTCTTCAAATTCCTCCTTTCTTCAATTCTTTCATCATTTTCTTTCATTGTAAACTACTGCTAGGTTTATTCATTTGTATCTAAATACTAAGGATGTTGAGAAAGGTAGTAAAGGAGTTACTTAAGTATGAAGGGTAGAATAGTCATTACATTATTAGTTAGTTATTAACTTCACAAAGTTAGTTAGGTAGTTAATGATTAATCATGTTGTATATATGGGTGATTTGCCCTTCATTTCCATTTCATCATAATACATAATACTTTCTCTTCTTATTCAATatgccttcttcttcttcaccctaaATTAGGGTTTTCTCTCTTCTCAGTACACTTtacttcatggtatcagagcttttGATCTAGAAATCTTAGCCAATTGCGATTTATTGTCTTTCGAACAAACTCGATTGATTGAGTTCTGTCTTCAATTCATTTTGGAATTCTGTTTCTTTCTGAAATCTTGATTGAAAATGACGGAAAATCTGAATAATGGGTTAAATGCCAGTACGGAGAATCAGGGAAATTCATCTGGTACAATAACTGAAATCGATTACAATAACACATTGTACCTCTCCCCAGCTGATGTTAGTGGCATACAGATCATCTCCTTTCAACTAATGGGTATTGAAAATTATGTTATATGGTATAATTCCACGAAAATTAATTTACTAGGTCATAACACGCTAGGAATTGTTGATGGATCTGGTGCTAAAGAAAAGTTTTCTGATTCTTTAGGG
Encoded proteins:
- the LOC132641133 gene encoding protein DETOXIFICATION 29-like; translated protein: MEEHTSKHPLLSPGRENPQIAEQTSDYLIRLSHTSFASSFVADADDIPPITGIQDFFREFTIESRKLWYLAGPAIFTSLCQYSLGAVTQTFAGHVGTLELAAVSVENSVIAGFSFGVMLGMGSALETLCGQAFGAGQIDMLGVYMQRSWVILNSTAALLMLLYIFADQFLRLIGQTEDISREAGKMALYMIPQLFAYAMNFPIAKFLQAQSKIMVMAWIAAIALVLHTFFSWLFMLKLGWGLVGAAVVLNSSWWFIVVAQMLYIFSGTCGEAWSGFSWMAFLNLWGFVRLSLASAVMLCLETWYFMALVLFAGYLKNAEVAVDALSICMNILGWAVMAAIGCNAAISVRVSNELGAAHPRTAKFSVVVVVFSSFLIGLLLSVFLLVFRSQYPNLFAESESVKRLVYDLTPLLAFCIVVNNIQPALSGVAIGAGWQALVAYVNIACYYLFGIPLGLLLGYKLNMGVQGIWYGMVSGTVIQTFALFWIVHKTNWNKEASIAAERIKMWGGEPDGKANDAEK